The nucleotide window ATGGGCCTTCCCGGAAAAACGCATTGGAAACAAATAATAGCGCGATAATTCCGACGAAAATATAGCCGTCCCAACGACCTCGAGAACGTAATTTGACAGTTAAAACAGATTTGCCTTTCCATAGTGGAATTACTGCATCATTATACAAGATGTATAGTAGTGTCAGTATGTTGGCAACAAACAAAAAGATATTCGTAGCATCCCAAACCATTTTTTTATCACTCACAATCTATCATTAATTTCATTTAATCATATTGTAACATAATTACCCAAACAAAAGGGAGAACCGGACTTGATTCCGATTCTCCGTCTTTTAATGAATTTATATTAGTTAACCTAGTGGTGAATAGCCAGCTGGTGGAAGACCTAAAATTCCTGACCAGTAACCAAGAATACCAACGACGAATAGTCCTAGAATCAACCAAAGGGCATTGACTTTTTTCTTCAGAATCCACATACATGCGAATGTTAGAAGTAGGGCAAGAAGACCTGGCATTAATTGGTCCAAAATACTTTGAACGGTTGTTGGAACTTCTTTACCAGTTTTAGAGTCTGTAGTAGTATAAGCTACTAGCGGCACGTAAATCGTAGTCCATTTATTTACGAGCGCACCCATAACGAATAGTCCTAAAATAGAAGCACCTTCCGTTAGTTTTTGGAGTAAACCGCCAGACATATCAGATACAACATCAGTACCTTTTGTATAGCCGTAAAATACACCCCAATAACGGAATCCTAAACGAATCGCATTGAATAATACGAAGAATAGGATGGGTCCGATAATGCTACCATCCGTTGCGAAACCAGCACCTAAAGCGGCTAGTACGGGACGAACAGTTCCCCAGAAAATTGGATCCCCAACACCAGCAAGTGGTCCCATTAAGCCAACTTTGATACCATTGATAGCACCGTCATCAATATCAGCGCCGTTTGCTTTTTGTTCTTCCATTGCAGTGGTTACACCTAAGATTGGTGCGGCCATATAAGGATGGGTATTAAAGAATTCTAAGTGACGTTTGATTGCTTGCTCTCTTTCTGGTCCTTTTTCCGGATAAAGACGTTTAATGACTGGAATCACGGAGAAACAGAATCCTAAAGACTGCATCCGCTCAAAGTTCCACGACCCTTGGAAGAGGTTGGAACGAACGAATACTCCCATTAAATCACGTTTCGTTATTTTCTTTTCATTAACTATAATTTGTTCACTCATATTTTTTCTCCCCCTTCCTTAGTCATCAAGGTCGTCGTCGAGATCGTCTGCTTGACGTCCGCCGCCGCCTCCACCATATTGTTGGATAGCATCTTTCAATTGATATTTAGGGTTAAGTTGGATATAAATAATTGCTGCAACTAGACCTAGAACACCTAGCGCTACTAAGTTGAAAGCTGTAAATGCCGCGACAACAAAACCTAAGAAGAAGAAAGGCATTAAATATTTAGCTGACATCATGTTAATAACCATGGCATAACCAACGACAACGATAAATCCACCGGCTACGTTTAGACCGTTAACGATAACGTCCGGAATAGCATTTAACAGATTTTCTACGGCATCTGTACCAACTGTCACGGCAACAATCATTGCTGGAATTGCGATACGCATTGCTTGAAGTAAGAGTGCTGAAACATGTATCCAGTCGAGACTTCTGAGATTACCTTCCTTACCAGCTTTATCAGCCATATGTTGGAAAGCAACTGTAATTGTACGAACAAGGATAGTAAGTACTTGTCCAAGTGCAGCTAAAGGAATTGCTAGTGAAATACCTACGCTGATATCTTGGCCCCCTGTAATAACTAAGATAGTTGAGATAATAGATGCAAGTGCTGCATCTGGTGCAACCGCAGCCCCGATGTTCATCCATCCAAGCGCGATCATTTCAAGTGTTCCCCCAATGATAATACCGGTCGTAATATCCCCAAGAACTAGACCAATTAGCGTACAGGCAATTAATGGACGATGTGTTTGCCACTCATCCAAAATACTGCCCATACCACTAATACATGATACGAGGAATACAAGGATTAATTGTATTGCAGTCATATTTTTCCCTCCCAATGTTTCTTTAAAATAATAAAATAATTTCAATACGCTGACTGACTAACCGAGGTGTTTAATGCATGAGCTTTTATTCATGAATCACCCCTTTAAGGCATTCCTTATAAACACTTGCATTCCTGAAATTTTTAAAAGATGTGTGATAGAGGTATTATTTTTCTTTATCTAGTAGTGGAATTAATTTTACTTTGTTATCAGAAGCGACTTTGCGGATTTCTAGTTCGATGCCTTTTTCATCTAATTTACGGAAAGCTGCTTCATCTTTTTCATCAATGGAAACAGCATTGGTAATCATGTGTTTGCCTTCACGGAAAGCCATACCACCAATGTTGACGGTTGTAATATTGACTCCAGCTTCCACTAAAGTTAATACGTCTGTTGGGTTGGTGAATAGTAACATTACAGGAGTAGTTGCATATTTTGGATTGTTGTATACGCGAATCCCTTTTTGTACGTCTACAACGCTTGCTTTTACTCCAGGAGGGGCTACTTGCGTAAGAAGTGTTTTACGAACTTCATCTTTTGCTACATCATCACTAATAACGATGATACGTTCTACTTGTGTTTCCTTTGTCCAAACTGTTGCTACTTGACCGTGAATTAAACGGTCGTCAATACGTGCTAAGCGAATTTCCATTATAAATCGTCCTCCCCGACTTGTTTTTCCATTTTTGGTAATGATTTTTTTAGTGACTTAACGCCACCAATTCCTGCTTTAAGAGCAGTTTCTACTAAATCTTTTTGATTACTTGCGGT belongs to Listeria ivanovii subsp. ivanovii and includes:
- a CDS encoding mannose/fructose/sorbose PTS transporter subunit IIB; translated protein: MEIRLARIDDRLIHGQVATVWTKETQVERIIVISDDVAKDEVRKTLLTQVAPPGVKASVVDVQKGIRVYNNPKYATTPVMLLFTNPTDVLTLVEAGVNITTVNIGGMAFREGKHMITNAVSIDEKDEAAFRKLDEKGIELEIRKVASDNKVKLIPLLDKEK
- a CDS encoding PTS mannose transporter subunit IID, encoding MSEQIIVNEKKITKRDLMGVFVRSNLFQGSWNFERMQSLGFCFSVIPVIKRLYPEKGPEREQAIKRHLEFFNTHPYMAAPILGVTTAMEEQKANGADIDDGAINGIKVGLMGPLAGVGDPIFWGTVRPVLAALGAGFATDGSIIGPILFFVLFNAIRLGFRYWGVFYGYTKGTDVVSDMSGGLLQKLTEGASILGLFVMGALVNKWTTIYVPLVAYTTTDSKTGKEVPTTVQSILDQLMPGLLALLLTFACMWILKKKVNALWLILGLFVVGILGYWSGILGLPPAGYSPLG
- a CDS encoding PTS mannose/fructose/sorbose transporter subunit IIC — translated: MTAIQLILVFLVSCISGMGSILDEWQTHRPLIACTLIGLVLGDITTGIIIGGTLEMIALGWMNIGAAVAPDAALASIISTILVITGGQDISVGISLAIPLAALGQVLTILVRTITVAFQHMADKAGKEGNLRSLDWIHVSALLLQAMRIAIPAMIVAVTVGTDAVENLLNAIPDVIVNGLNVAGGFIVVVGYAMVINMMSAKYLMPFFFLGFVVAAFTAFNLVALGVLGLVAAIIYIQLNPKYQLKDAIQQYGGGGGGRQADDLDDDLDD